In a genomic window of Oncorhynchus keta strain PuntledgeMale-10-30-2019 unplaced genomic scaffold, Oket_V2 Un_scaffold_584_pilon_pilon, whole genome shotgun sequence:
- the LOC118361426 gene encoding rabenosyn-5-like — protein sequence MASSYPPPFEGTGEVKEGFLCPLCLKDLQSFYQLQEHYEEEHSGDDRHVRGQLKSLVQKAKKAKDKLLKRDGEDKPETGSYESFYYGGVDPYMWEPQELGATRNHMDFFKKHRAARIDHYVIEVNKLIIRLEKLTSFDRMNIDAGKIRAIEKSVVAWVSDSDVPFCPDCGNKFNLRNRRHHCRLCGSIMCRKCMEFVPLPLAYKLTSGTREARSVTGSQSQSPPTGGGGNVSGMGSRRGSISSLSSVTSMLEEKDDERIRCCLHCMDTLMKRQQKLEEKDHVPDIVKLYERLRLCMDKVDERAPEYIRMAESLNAGETTYNLETAGGLRMEVQKYYELIDALSKKILTLGMKEEPQPHQKTLQLQRMVRYTATLFVQEKLLGLMSLPTKDKYEDRKEKRKQEQEKRLTQERLIAQVAQKRRQDSEKNRPAASTNGEAPQAPRAPRMTKAGGWLPSSDILHTCGELEDPLLQQIDNIQSFLRQAKAAQRHDEVAMLEENLRQLQDEYDQQQTSLAITLSQRLAQEESLQQDELQRLEDRERGEREHRAQSQAPGSQATYTWQGSLNLTDIGSLHGEEEVTPKAESSPLSMRAFPALTDQDEESPPRLRRLGGDVTPPGGEGQNSSSLNPFEEEDSTPVEDPSNPFFEEIQKEHKEVANGKKEYNPFEQEEGGEEEQGQAEGATGNPFEVKEENNEGNPFKEASGCTLPGASTNPFEGEDEEAMPDVDMIEEELLLQQIDNIRAYIFDAKLNGRLDEVELLSENLRELQRTLQEQKSKTH from the exons ATGGCCTCCAGCTACCCACCCCCATTCGAGGGCACAGGGGAGGTGAAGGAGGGCTTCCTGTGCCCGCTGTGCCTGAAGGACCTGCAGTCGTTCTACCAGCTCCAGGAACACTACGAGGAGGAGCACTCTGGGGATGATCGACATGTCAGGGGACAACTCAAGA GTCTGGTCCAGAAGGCTAAGAAAGCCAAAGACAAGCTGCTGAAGAGGGATGGTGAAGACAAGCCAGAGACGGGCAGTTATGAGTCCTTCTACTACGGCGGAGTGGACCCTTACATGTGGGAGCCTCAGGAGTTGG GAGCCACAAGAAATCATATGGACTTTTTTAAGAAGCACAGAGCTGCCCGGATTGACCACTATGTCATCGAGGTCAACAAGCTCATTATCAGGCTGGAGAAA CTGACATCTTTTGACAGGATGAACATAGATGCAGGCAAAATTAGAG cGATTGAGAAGTCTGTTGTGGCGTGGGTGAGCGACTCTGATGTTCCGTTCTGTCCCGACTGCGGGAACAAGTTCAACCTTCGCAACAGGCGACACCACTGCCGCCTCTGTGGCTCCATCATGTGTAGGAAGTGCATGGAGTTTGTGCCCCTGCCTTTGGCTT ACAAGCTGACCAGTGGGACTCGGGAGGCCCGTAGTGTTACGGGCAGCCAGTCCCAGTCCCCTCCAACAGGGGGCGGGGGCAATGTCAGCGGGATGGGCTCCAGGAGGGGCAGCATCAGCAGCCTGAGCAGTGTCACCTCAATGCTGGAAGAGAAGGATGACGAGAGGATCCGCTGCTGCCTCCACTGCATGGACACCCTGATGAAGAGACAGCAGAAACTGGAGGAGAAAGACCACGTGCCTGACATCGTCAAGCTCTATGAG AGGCTGAGACTGTGCATGGACAAGGTGGATGAGAGGGCTCCAGAGTATATCAGAATGGCTGAGTCTCTCAA TGCTGGAGAGACCACCTATAACCTGGAAACGGCTGGTGGACTGAGAATGGAAGTCCAGAAATACTACGAACTGATCGATGCACTGAG TAAGAAGATCTTAACACTGGGAATGAAGGAGGAGCCACAACCCCATCAAAAGACTCTCCAGCTGCAGAGGATGGTCAGATACACAGCCACACTGTTTGTCCAG GAGAAGTTGCTGGGTCTGATGTCTCTACCCACTAAGGACAAGTATGAGGACCGTAAGGAGAAGAGGAAGCAGGAGCAGGAGAAGAGGCTCacgcaggagagactg ATTGCCCAGGTGGCCCAGAAAAGGAGGCAGGACTCTGAGAAGAACCGCCCAGCTGCCAGCACCAATGGGGAGGCTCCCCAGGCCCCCAGGGCCCCCCGCATGACCAAAGCTGGGGGATGGCTGCCCTCTTCTGATATCCTCCACACGTGCGGGGAGCTGGAGGACCCCCTGCTGCAGCAGATAGACAACATCCAGTCATTCTTGCGGCAGGCCAAGGCCGCCCAGAGGCATGACGAAGTGGCCATGCTGGAGGAGAACCTCAGGCAGCTGCAG GATGAGTACGACCAGCAACAGACCAGCTTGGCCATCACTCTGTCCCAGAGGCTGGCGCAGGAGGAGAGTCTACAGCAGGACGAGCTGCAAcgcctggaggacagagagaggggggagagggagcacAGGGCCCAGAGCCAAGCCCCAGGATCCCAGGCCACATACACCTGGCAGGGCTCACTGAACCTAACCGATATAGGGAGCCTCCATGGGGAGGAAGAGGTGACACCTAAAGCAGAGAGCAGCCCCCTGTCCATGAGGGCCTTCCCTGCCCTGACCGACCAGGATGAGGAGTCACCCCCCCGGCTGAGGAGGCTGGGGGGAGATGTGACACCTCCTGGTGGCGAGGGCCAGAACAGCTCCTCCCTCAACCCCTTTGAGGAGGAAGACTCCACCCCTGTGGAGGATCCTTCCAATCCGTTCTTCGAGGAGATCCAGAAGGAGCACAAGGAGGTGGCTAACGGGAAGAAGGAGTACAACCCGTTTGAGCAGGAAGAGGGTGGGGAGGAAGAGCAGGGGCAGGCCGAGGGCGCCACTGGCAACCCTTTCGAAGTGAAGGAGGAAAACAATGAAGGTAACCCTTTTAAAGAGGCTTCTGGGTGTACCCTGCCGGGAGCCTCGACCAATCCCTTcgagggggaggatgaggaggcgaTGCCGGATGTTGACATGATTGAGGAGGAGTTGCTGCTGCAGCAGATCGATAATATACGGGCGTACATATTTGATGCCAAGCTCAACGGGAGGCTAGACGAGGTAGAGCTGCTGTCGGAGAACCTGAGAGAGCTGCAGCGCACGCTACAGGAACAGAAGAGCaagacacactga